TAACGAAGCCTCAAAAATGCGTTTGCCAACATGGAagctaaaataaattgttaaatgctccaagtaatatttatttatcgtcAAACTCATATAATATCATTTCttcataaatcaattaatgattCCTACAATTAAAGAAGAGCTTAATATGacaaaatttacataacatgttgttgtcagctgtcgaagTCACAGCCTCTTTCCTTCTTATTATTAgggttctaaacgttgattgggtAAATTAGAATGATCTCTTGTTAAGCTTTGgacaatttccaacaattattaaatccatggttgggaagaattggctaactaccatcTGATTTTGACCCCCCTTTCCTGCTtcctttttggaagaaaggttgcgaggTACACTTATGGTAACGACGTGGGATATTTAGGAAAATTAAGCCAGCATAATATTTTACGTTTACTCAATCAATGTATTTGACAAACTTACAAATTTCTAATGAAggatgtttattttgataaatttaatccATCACTAATTGTAGTAATGACGTCATCTTTAGGAaatctacatttaaaaagaattaatataagtatttaaaaaaggagaaatgtttctctctttttctctttctttatttccaACATCCTGCTAGCTAGCTATGAACTAAAAACCTAAAtagcaaatattattaaataccaaACGCGCTGCTGTTGAGTACGGAGCAGCACTAATTGGTTGCAAGTgatttaaaaagatacaaattatGACGTCACTTCTCTCTCTATATGAAGCACAGCTGCAGCCTACcaattaatacttatttattagtttttatcgTCCTTCTGATTCTGaaaactacatacataataaatatttcagacAATTACACATCGCCGCGTTCGACCTGCAGTGATTTTCACTAAATAACATCCATCATTATGAGGTTTTCCTCGATCCTCTGGACTCTTCTCCTTTGTTTGGGGTGGACTCATGCTCGGAAACATCATTTAGTCGTCTCGGATGATTCACGTTTCTCATTCCCcatatccaaatttggattctatGTTGGAGGATTCCTCGATGTCAATTTGACTCACTTTAAAATGTCGAATACAACGCCAGTGGATTACCTGGGGTTCACCCTCGAGCGCTCATTATCGAGGGCTGTATATAGCCTTGATTCTGACGTGGAGCCTCGATCCTGTCCTCTTTCAGGTTATTTTTAGACCCAAAGATTTTATTTTCACCTCTTTTAATTTAGAAGATCTGAGCAATACTATTAATTTGGGTACAAATGTTTTCTTgaactcttttattttcattttcccgCAAGttctttgtttcattgaattataaataaaatctttggcTCTATTTGTTTTCAGTCCGTAGCAATGAAGAGACAATGACTCTATCCTTAGACTTTCCCTCCGGTAAAGTCATCAAATATGTTCCAAAGGAATTTGAGTCACTTCGGATCTTACCTTCTGAAATACCTTTAATTCAAGACCCAGAAACCGGGTTTTTCTCAACTACATTTCGTGTTATAATTGATTCCGTGAATCAACAGGGTCTCTACGGCTTTTACTTTCACAACTGTTTGACTCCTTTACTTTCAACAAAGGTTTCATTTGATTTGAAAGTGACGGAAATGAATGGAGAGAGTTATTTAAGTGCTGGAGAGATGCCCCTACCTTCATTGTACTTATTTGCAAGTATACTGTTTTTCATATCTGGTGTATTATGGGTAATTGTTTTGCGAAAAAATGGCTCAGAGCGAGTTTTCCGTATTCATTGGATCATGGCTGCTCTTGTGTTTCTCAAATCCCTATCTCTGTTCTTTCATGGTGTCAATTACCATCAAATCGAGATACATGGGATCCACATTGAGAGTTGGGCAGTTCTCTActacattattcatttattaaaggGAGGACTTCTCTTTTTTACGATCGTGTTGATTGGATCTGGATGGGCATTTATTAAGCATATCCTATCCgataaggaaaaaaggatattcatGATTGTTTTGCCTATGCAGATATTGGCAAATGTGGCGTATATCATTGTGGAAGAGTCGGAAGAAGGAGATGTGAATCACAATTATTGGAAAGATATCTTTATCCTTGTGGACTTAATTTGCTGCGGTGCCATTTTCTTACCCGTTGTTTGGTCTATTCGCCATTTACAAGAGTCC
The Lepeophtheirus salmonis chromosome 10, UVic_Lsal_1.4, whole genome shotgun sequence DNA segment above includes these coding regions:
- the LOC121125415 gene encoding protein GPR107, with protein sequence MRFSSILWTLLLCLGWTHARKHHLVVSDDSRFSFPISKFGFYVGGFLDVNLTHFKMSNTTPVDYLGFTLERSLSRAVYSLDSDVEPRSCPLSVRSNEETMTLSLDFPSGKVIKYVPKEFESLRILPSEIPLIQDPETGFFSTTFRVIIDSVNQQGLYGFYFHNCLTPLLSTKVSFDLKVTEMNGESYLSAGEMPLPSLYLFASILFFISGVLWVIVLRKNGSERVFRIHWIMAALVFLKSLSLFFHGVNYHQIEIHGIHIESWAVLYYIIHLLKGGLLFFTIVLIGSGWAFIKHILSDKEKRIFMIVLPMQILANVAYIIVEESEEGDVNHNYWKDIFILVDLICCGAIFLPVVWSIRHLQESSGTDGKASISLEKLKLFKHFYIMVVCYIYFTRIIIYLLKITVPFKYEWLDETFLEAATFIFFVSTGYKFRPASNNPYFSVPTDDYEIEEVLVGKTAINEQVINRIKQKDTMPLLQDDDSDDDEGLIFIPESGKPEILN